In Magnetococcales bacterium, a single genomic region encodes these proteins:
- the mce gene encoding methylmalonyl-CoA epimerase gives MIGRVNHIAIAVPDLEKAIATYRDVLGAKVSAPKDVPAHGVTVVFIHLPNTVVELLYPLGEKSPIAGFLEKNPGGGMHHVCYEVTDIKAAIDQLTAKGMRVLNKDPKIGAHGNPVVFLHPKDFNGVLVELEMPPQ, from the coding sequence ATGATTGGACGTGTCAACCATATCGCCATTGCCGTGCCTGACTTGGAGAAAGCGATCGCCACCTACCGCGATGTCCTGGGCGCCAAGGTCAGCGCGCCAAAGGATGTCCCGGCGCATGGCGTTACCGTTGTCTTCATTCACCTGCCCAATACCGTGGTGGAGTTGTTGTACCCCCTCGGTGAGAAGAGCCCCATCGCCGGATTTTTGGAAAAAAATCCCGGCGGCGGCATGCACCATGTCTGCTACGAAGTGACCGACATCAAGGCAGCCATCGACCAGCTCACTGCCAAAGGGATGCGCGTGTTGAACAAGGATCCCAAAATCGGCGCCCATGGCAACCCCGTGGTGTTCCTGCACCCGAAAGATTTCAACGGGGTGTTGGTCGAATTGGAAATGCCGCCCCAGTAA
- a CDS encoding acetyl/propionyl/methylcrotonyl-CoA carboxylase subunit alpha — MKKILIANRGEIACRVIRTARKMGIATVAVYSDADSRAMHVKMADEAVHIGPPSSSESYLVAEKILAAIEKTGADAVHPGYGFLSENADFCRALQERKVTFIGPDVPALLAMGDKIASKELAKKSGVNTIPGCQDVIKTAAQAIEVANQVGYPVMIKASAGGGGKGMRVAYNDKEAAEGWELACNEGRSYFKDDRVFIEKFIENPHHIEIQVLADRHGNTLYLNERECSIQRRNQKVIEEAPSPFLDPQTRRAMGEQAVRLAQACNYVSAGTVEFVVGADKQFYFLEMNTRLQVEHPITEKITGIDLVEQMIRVARGEKLAFTQDDIKIHGWAMESRIYAEDPYRNNLPSVGRLVYFRPPAETTHVRLDTGVFEGGEVSIYYDPMIAKLITWGEDRHEAIKYMRFALDNFMIRGPAHNIDFLNAIMRHPRFVAGNLSTNFIAKEFPEGFKGVELEEDEKRLFAAAAACLQQDYNSLLKVIPTRQELVVTVNEEDVSLTIHRREGINIVEFSPEVVIEMADSHRPGIDMATFYAGGEPHTFQYRRLVEGFHMTKSGIRATAIIRTPFHNKLAKFMPIKESTVSAKMILSPMPGLALRILTSVGAEVEAGEPLLVLEAMKMENIIRPEVKGKIKKIFVEPGDTVEADAPLIELE; from the coding sequence ATGAAGAAAATCCTCATCGCCAATCGGGGCGAAATCGCCTGCCGGGTCATTCGCACTGCCCGCAAGATGGGAATCGCCACCGTGGCGGTCTACTCCGACGCCGACAGCCGGGCCATGCATGTCAAAATGGCTGACGAAGCGGTCCATATCGGTCCGCCATCCAGCAGCGAATCCTACCTCGTCGCCGAAAAAATTCTTGCCGCCATCGAAAAAACCGGGGCCGATGCGGTGCATCCGGGCTATGGGTTTCTCTCCGAGAATGCCGATTTCTGCCGGGCGCTACAGGAACGCAAGGTTACCTTCATCGGCCCGGACGTGCCGGCTCTTCTGGCCATGGGGGACAAGATTGCCTCCAAGGAGCTGGCCAAAAAATCGGGCGTCAATACCATTCCGGGCTGCCAGGACGTGATCAAGACCGCCGCCCAGGCCATCGAGGTGGCCAATCAGGTGGGATATCCGGTGATGATCAAAGCCTCGGCTGGCGGCGGCGGCAAAGGCATGCGGGTGGCCTACAACGACAAGGAGGCCGCCGAAGGGTGGGAACTGGCCTGTAACGAAGGCCGCTCCTACTTCAAGGATGACCGCGTCTTCATCGAAAAATTTATCGAAAATCCCCACCACATCGAAATTCAGGTTTTGGCGGATCGCCATGGCAACACCCTCTACCTCAACGAGCGGGAGTGTTCCATCCAGCGGCGCAACCAGAAGGTGATCGAGGAGGCTCCATCCCCCTTCCTGGATCCCCAAACCCGGCGCGCCATGGGCGAGCAGGCCGTCCGCCTGGCGCAGGCCTGCAACTATGTCTCCGCCGGCACCGTCGAGTTTGTGGTAGGGGCGGACAAACAGTTCTATTTCCTTGAAATGAACACCCGCCTCCAGGTCGAGCATCCCATCACGGAGAAGATCACCGGCATCGACTTGGTGGAACAGATGATCCGGGTGGCCCGGGGGGAAAAGCTCGCCTTCACCCAGGATGATATCAAAATCCATGGCTGGGCCATGGAAAGCCGGATCTATGCCGAAGATCCCTACCGCAACAACCTGCCTTCGGTCGGGCGTCTGGTCTATTTCCGTCCCCCCGCCGAGACGACCCATGTCCGTCTGGATACGGGCGTTTTTGAAGGGGGCGAAGTCTCCATCTACTACGATCCCATGATCGCCAAGCTCATCACCTGGGGAGAGGATCGTCACGAAGCCATCAAGTATATGCGCTTTGCCCTGGACAACTTCATGATCCGGGGACCGGCCCACAACATCGACTTTCTCAACGCCATCATGCGCCACCCGCGGTTTGTGGCCGGGAATCTCTCCACCAACTTTATCGCCAAGGAGTTTCCCGAAGGCTTCAAGGGGGTCGAACTCGAAGAGGACGAAAAGCGGCTTTTTGCCGCCGCCGCCGCCTGCCTTCAACAGGATTACAACTCCCTGTTGAAGGTCATACCAACCCGGCAGGAGCTGGTTGTGACCGTCAACGAGGAGGATGTCTCTCTGACCATCCACCGCCGGGAGGGGATCAACATTGTCGAGTTTTCACCGGAGGTGGTCATCGAAATGGCCGATTCCCATCGCCCGGGAATCGACATGGCCACCTTTTATGCCGGTGGCGAACCCCATACCTTCCAGTATCGGCGCCTTGTGGAAGGGTTCCACATGACCAAGAGCGGCATCCGCGCCACGGCGATCATCCGTACCCCTTTCCACAACAAGCTGGCCAAGTTCATGCCGATCAAAGAGTCGACGGTCAGCGCCAAGATGATCCTCTCTCCCATGCCTGGCCTGGCGTTGCGCATCCTGACTTCGGTGGGCGCCGAGGTGGAGGCTGGCGAACCCCTTCTGGTTCTGGAAGCCATGAAAATGGAGAATATCATCCGTCCCGAAGTCAAAGGCAAAATCAAGAAAATTTTCGTTGAACCCGGGGATACCGTTGAAGCCGATGCCCCTCTGATCGAACTGGAGTGA
- a CDS encoding glycosyltransferase family 2 protein has protein sequence MGAPSQTQTTFSGVSPSSPSQITLVVPIHNEEESLDRFFQTVLPILHDITPHHEVVCVNDGSTDGSWRKLLAARAENPKIKIIDLSRNFGKELALTAGMDHASGAAVIPFDADLQDPPELIPEMVQKWREGYDMVIAVRVDRSSDSRLKRTTAHFFYKIINVMSDIPIQPHAGDFRLLDRKVVDALGLARERTRFMKGLFAWQGFSQTFVTYARPSRMSGTSKWNYWKLWNLALEGIFSFSSVPLRVWTYVGGVITLISLVYMSFIVLRTLIKGIDVPGYASLLVFNLFFSGVILIGLGVIGEYLGRVFIEVKRRPLYLVREAIGWDAVMPVQKMARRRSPYRRRKTGRYLVSRLGR, from the coding sequence ATGGGGGCTCCGTCCCAGACCCAGACAACTTTTTCCGGAGTCAGCCCTTCCTCTCCTTCCCAGATCACTCTGGTTGTGCCGATTCACAACGAAGAAGAGTCCCTGGACCGTTTTTTTCAAACCGTCCTGCCGATCCTGCATGACATCACGCCCCATCATGAGGTTGTCTGCGTCAATGACGGCAGCACGGATGGTTCGTGGCGCAAGCTCCTTGCCGCCCGCGCCGAAAACCCCAAAATTAAAATTATCGATCTGAGCCGCAATTTTGGCAAGGAGTTGGCGCTGACGGCAGGCATGGACCACGCCAGTGGCGCAGCGGTCATCCCCTTCGATGCCGATCTCCAGGATCCTCCGGAACTTATTCCGGAGATGGTGCAAAAATGGCGCGAGGGGTATGACATGGTGATCGCCGTGCGGGTGGATCGCAGCTCGGACTCCCGGCTCAAACGGACCACGGCCCATTTTTTTTATAAAATCATCAACGTCATGAGCGATATTCCCATTCAACCCCACGCAGGAGATTTTCGTCTTCTGGACCGCAAAGTGGTGGATGCGCTCGGTTTGGCCCGGGAGCGCACCCGCTTTATGAAAGGCCTTTTTGCCTGGCAGGGGTTCTCCCAGACCTTTGTGACCTACGCACGCCCGTCCCGTATGTCGGGAACCAGCAAATGGAACTACTGGAAACTTTGGAATCTGGCCCTGGAGGGCATTTTCTCCTTTTCCAGCGTCCCGTTGCGCGTCTGGACCTATGTCGGCGGTGTGATCACCCTGATCTCGTTGGTGTACATGTCTTTTATCGTTCTGCGCACCCTGATCAAAGGGATAGACGTGCCTGGTTACGCCTCCCTGCTTGTCTTTAATCTGTTTTTCAGCGGCGTCATCCTGATCGGCCTGGGCGTCATCGGCGAATATCTGGGACGGGTCTTCATCGAGGTCAAACGACGACCACTTTACCTTGTTCGTGAAGCAATTGGTTGGGATGCCGTCATGCCGGTGCAGAAAATGGCGCGTCGGCGCAGCCCTTACCGGCGGCGCAAGACGGGCAGGTACTTGGTATCGAGGCTTGGCCGGTGA